A window from Anoplopoma fimbria isolate UVic2021 breed Golden Eagle Sablefish unplaced genomic scaffold, Afim_UVic_2022 Un_contig_12036_pilon_pilon, whole genome shotgun sequence encodes these proteins:
- the LOC129115673 gene encoding myelin-oligodendrocyte glycoprotein-like: MVGDGALAFADVTDTRPLTVHRLLPQRHLQGDRNTESRSSLTSSDVKNDERGSSRVSLSPDSVRDNVCCWTHNLEGSAKDNLMTKRKTSSKNEKSFLLFPLRLSELKYSPCFYLPGVIIVEEDSDVILPCSLDSKENIVAALFDWKKVAQRDQGQKDVFFYDAGDHYNSGRDGQSPEFRGRVSHFPDQLNQGNASIIIRNMKVEDTGSYTCNLPRLRPPQTFSVELVVDRVLRDRSGDTGES; encoded by the exons ATGGTGGGAGACGGCGCCCTGGCCTTTGCTGACGTCACTGATACACGCCCACTGACCGTCCATCGACTCCTTCCACAGCGTCACCTACAGGGGGATCGAAACACGG AGTCTCGGAGCAGTTTGACGTCCAGCGACGTGAAGAACGATGAACGTGGTTCCTCTcgtgtgtctctttctcctgACTCGGTCCGGGACAACGTCTGCTGCTGGACAC ACAATCTAGAGGGAAGTGCAAAGGATAATCtgatgacaaagagaaagacgAGCTCAAAGAACGAGAAAAGTTTCTTGTTATTTCCTTTACGTCTGTCTGAACTTAAATActctccatgtttttatcttCCAGGAGTCATCATAGTGGAAGAAGACAGTGATGTTATCTTACCTTGTTCCCTCGACTCCAAGGAGAACATCGTAGCAGCTCTCTTTGACTGGAAGAAAGTAGCTCAGAGAGATCAAGGTCAGAAGGACGTTTTCTTTTATGATGCAGGTGATCATTACAACAGCGGCCGTGATGGTCAGAGTCCAGAGTTCAGAGGACGAGTCTCACATTTTCCAGATCAACTGAATCAGGGCAACGCCTCCATAATCATCAGGAACATGAAGGTGGAGGACACTGGGAGCTACACCTGTAATCTTCCACGTCTTCGGCCACCTCAAACGTTCTCCGTTGAGCTTGTTGTTG ATCGCGTCTTAAGAGACAGATCAGGAGACACAGGTGAGTCCTGA